Proteins from a single region of Bombus vancouverensis nearcticus chromosome 5, iyBomVanc1_principal, whole genome shotgun sequence:
- the LOC117156119 gene encoding uncharacterized protein CG43867 isoform X7, whose product MVQPVRTENNNSALDMESLEEMLRKLSELEQRVLEAEGRADEAEDKVRMMEERLVKGEYCLSTSGVGSPPHSLPSTSGTQNDKIEDVHCACISKLETQVEEQRQLRLQDARQVEAKAARIKEWVTNKLRELEQQNQHLREQNNKCNQQLELLRNHITNIGLKPPAPTRASLSLEVDPTLRRRSESLEGTPQAIPESVQSAVAEPQAGTKHRRHLSACGTIQRGITTTNMDSSLLSEELAAAVENLVMLPNIPGVSETSRDSGSSEAIHDYAEIYTPSREGMNWAQSAQGPRPPTPPLHRFPSWEAKIYQVADGGLGIGPPTNEESAPSTMTNTTSSSKHSQATGHNLTAHNSQGYCDISVPVYATVKGRASQIRSMPFGDSSDDSSDGEEHANQTETNTRITNSSSDNTDSSLGSGSSPSKSVKTTSSLSPAKRSSSGSPSKSVKRDTSLESGLSEDYAIPPDALSSTSFESSMPSLLMRVSGESPKRQESLEKTGHLAKLGGKLKTWRKRWFVLKNGVLTYWKSQNDVNRKPQGQIVLDEVCRINRAEGAATFEIATGKKTYYLTADCIATMEDWIRVLQNVQRRNATKLLLSKEDNKPTIQGWLTKVKNGHAKKCWCVLIGKMFLYFKCPNDTNPIGQINMRDARVEEVEHVSDSDSEERDAEGPHERTIGIFPTHQGPTYLLMPHKQDKDNWLYHLTVVSGGGPSAGTQYEQLVQRLMETDGDPSCVLWRHPLLLHTKENITSPLTSLTSEALQTEAIKLFKACQLFMSVAVEQAGIDYHVVLAQNALQQCIDQPELQSEFICALVKQTSRHTQHRLGVQVKKAARLVSLGTARVQLLLCATQSLFTCDTQSPAANGSGENADAQSTASTSHSPPLMQGHSTSTILDCKTNPAQYVLIQGWQLLALAVSLFLPRNNRLLWYLKLHLQRNADTKTECGKYAAYCERALERTLQNGGREVKPSRMEVLSILMKNPYHHSLPHAIPVHFLNGTYQVVSFDGSTTIEEFLNTLNQEIGCRDVHQSGFTLFSDDPIEKDLEHFIDLQAKLCDIISKWETALREKGSGKFENTRVIQLTYKSRCYWRQAAKMETDRERLLLCYQINQQVVQGKFPVNRELAFELASLMAQIDFGEYNNDKARGSGPGCNPHHLVLQALDKFYPIRYRTNITAEQLRELQEKLQEKWIALKGRSVLDCVRIYLTCTRKWPFFGATLYQAKLKQAEPITVWIAVSEDSVTLLELQTMAVMCRYNYANIVTFGGCLDDFMLVACPDEGAAEQKLLFALSKPKILEITLLIADYMNALGHTLPGTPQMNTLTRNGSHRSIKSTLRPTTGSGCLPTQPDILKSTPDHQRP is encoded by the exons GTACGGATGATGGAGGAGCGGCTAGTGAAGGGTGAATACTGCTTGAGCACATCCGGTGTTGGTTCTCCACCGCATTCGCTGCCGTCGACTTCCGGTACGCAGAATGACAAGATCGAGGATGTACATTGTGCCTGCATCTCGAAGCTAGAAACACAGGTCGAGGAACAG AGGCAGTTACGGCTTCAAGACGCGAGGCAGGTCGAGGCGAAAGCCGCGAGAATAAAGGAATGGGTGACCAATAAGTTGAGGGAACTGGAGCAGCAAAACCAACACCTAAGGGAACAGAACAACAAGTGCAATCAGCAGTTGGAGCTATTGAGAAATCACATAACCAATATCGGCCTGAAACCACCT GCACCTACAAGGGCATCCTTATCTCTGGAAGTTGACCCCACGTTACGCAGACGATCGGAAAGCTTGGAGGGAACACCGCAGGCGATACCGGAAAGCGTGCAAAGCGCCGTAGCGGAACCACAAGCTGGTACAAAGCACCGAAGACACCTGTCCGCCTGTGGAACTATACAACGAGGGATCACGACCACCAACATGGATTCAAG CTTGCTATCGGAGGAGCTCGCTGCTGCGGTGGAAAACTTGGTGATGTTACCGAATATACCTGGAGTCTCGGAGACGAGCAGAGACAGTGGCAGCTCGGAGGCTATTCACGATTACGCGGAGATCTATACGCCGAGCAGGGAAGGAATGAATTGGGCTCAAAGCGCGCAAGGTCCTCGACCACCCACTCCACCCTTGCACCGATTTCCTAGTTGGGAAGCCAAGATATACCAG GTAGCGGATGGCGGGCTTGGCATCGGTCCACCGACGAACGAGGAATCCGCGCCTTCCACAATGACAAATACAACTAGCTCGTCGAAACATTCCCAAGCAACAGGACACAACTTGACTGCGCACAACTCCCAAGGCTATTGCGATATTTCAGTTCCAGTCTATGCAACGGTCAAGG GGCGAGCCAGTCAAATTAGGTCGATGCCCTTTGGCGACAGTTCCGACGACAGCTCGGACGGCGAAGAGCATGCCAATCAAACGGAAACCAACACGAGAATCACCAATAGCTCTTCAGACAACACGGACTCTTCGCTTGGCAGTGGAAGTAGTCCTTCGAAAAGCGTTAAAACCACCAGCAGCCTTAGTCCTGCCAAGAGAAGCTCCAGCGGTTCCCCTAGCAAAAGCGTGAAACGTG ACACCTCTCTGGAATCTGGTCTGTCGGAAGATTACGCGATACCTCCCGATGCTCTAAGCTCCACATCCTTCGAATCTAGTATGCCGAGTTTGCTAATGCGAGTCTCCGGCGAGAGCCCAAAACGACAAGAATCTTTAGAGAAGACCGGCCACCTTGCGAAACTCGGTGGTAAATTAAAAACCTGGAGAAAGAGATGGTTCGTGTTGAAGAACGGTGTGCTGACCTATTGGAAAAGTCAGAACGATGTCAATAGAAAACCTCAAGGCCAAATTGTATTGGATGAAGTGTGCAG GATAAACAGGGCGGAAGGTGCTGCGACGTTTGAGATAGCAACAGGGAAGAAAACGTATTATTTAACGGCAGACTGTATCGCAACGATGGAAGACTGGATAAGGGTTTTACAAAACGTACAAAGGCGGAACGCGACGAAACTTTTGCTCAGTAAGGAAGATAATAAGCCTACGATACAGGGATGGCTGACGAAAGTGAAAAACGGGCACGCTAAGAAGTGCTGGTGCGTCCTCATCGGAAAAATGTTCCTCTACTTTAAGTGCCCTAACGATACG AATCCTATTGGACAAATAAATATGAGAGACGCTAGAGTAGAAGAAGTCGAGCACGTGTCCGACAGCGACAGCGAAGAAAGAGACGCCGAGGGTCCTCACGAAAGAACAATCGGTATTTTTCCTACTCATCAAGGCCCTACATACTTGCTGATGCCTCATAAACAAGATAAAGACAATTGGCTGTACCATCTGACGGTGGTATCTGGAGGCGGACCTAGTGCTGGAACTCAGTACGAGCAGCTAGTACAAAGATTAATGGAAACCGACGGAGATCCTAGTTGTGTTCTCTGGAGACACCCGCTGTTGCTCCACACGAAAGAGAACATCACTAGCCCACTGACCAGCTTGACATCCGAAGCCTTGCAGACCGAGGCTATCAAGCTTTTCAAG GCTTGTCAGTTGTTCATGTCGGTGGCAGTGGAGCAAGCAGGCATAGACTACCATGTGGTATTAGCGCAAAACGCATTGCAACAATGCATAGATCAACCTGAATTACAATCTGAATTCATATGTGCATTGGTAAAGCAGACAAGTCGTCATACTCAACATCGTTTGGGCGTACAGGTAAAAAAGGCCGCCAGACTTGTGTCGCTGGGTACTGCGCGCGTT CAGCTCCTTCTCTGCGCCACGCAATCGCTGTTCACCTGCGATACGCAAAGTCCCGCGGCAAATGGCAGCGGTGAAAATGCGGACGCACAGTCGACGGCCTCCACTTCTCACAGTCCTCCGCTCATGCAGGGCCACTCGACGTCAACGATCTTGGACTGCAAAACTAATCCCGCCCAGTACGTTCTTATCCAGGGATGGCAGCTGCTCGCGCTCGCTGTTTCTCTATTCCTACCAAGAAACAATCGGCTACTCTGGTACCTGAAGTTACACTTGCAAAGAAACGCTGATACTAA AACGGAGTGCGGCAAATACGCAGCCTATTGCGAAAGAGCGTTGGAAAGGACATTACAAAACGGCGGAAGGGAGGTGAAGCCCTCGAGGATGGAGGTCCTATCGATATTAATGAAAAATCCCTACCATCATTCCCTGCCACATGCGATACCGGTTCACTTCTTGAATGGGACGTATCAGGTTGTAAGCTTCGATGGCAGCACAACGATAGAAGAATTTCTGAATACTCTAAACCAGGAAATCGGTTGCCGAGATGTTCATCAATCGGGTTTCACGTTATTCAGTGACGATCCCATCGAGAAGGATCTTGAACATTTCATCGATCTTCAGGCAAAA CTTTGTGATATAATCTCCAAATGGGAAACCGCATTAAGAGAGAAGGGCTCGGGAAAATTCGAGAATACCAGGGTGATACAATTAACGTACAAATCGCGATGCTATTGGAGACAGGCAGCTAAGATGGAAACCGACAGAGAAAGGCTTCTTCTGTGTTACCAAATAAATCAGCAAGTCGTACAAGGCAAATTTCCGGTCAATCGAGAACTTGCATTTGAACTTGCGTCGTTAATGGCACAG ATCGATTTTGGTGAATATAACAACGATAAAGCTCGAGGCAGCGGCCCAGGATGCAATCCCCATCATTTGGTGCTTCAAGCTTTAGACAAATTTTATCCCATACGATATCGGACAAACATCACTGCCGAGCAATTAAG AGAACTGCAAGAAAAACTTCAAGAAAAGTGGATCGCGTTAAAAGGTCGTAGCGTATTAGACTGTGTTCGCATATATCTAACTTGTACCAGGAAGTGGCCTTTCTTTGGAGCTACACTCTATCAAGCAAAG TTGAAGCAAGCTGAGCCGATAACCGTATGGATAGCCGTTTCCGAAGATAGTGTTACTCTCCTAGAATTACAAACGATGGCAGTGATGTGTCGTTATAATTATGCGAACATAGTTACATTTGGAGGATGTTTGGATGATTTTATGCTGGTCGCTTGCCCTGACGAAGGAGCAGCTGAACAAAAACTTTTATTTGCTCTATCAAAACCTAAG ATTCTGGAGATAACATTGTTGATTGCCGATTACATGAACGCCTTGGGACATACTTTACCTGGCACGCCACAGATGAACACGTTAACTCGTAATGGGTCTCACAGATCCATCAAATCGACCCTAAGACCTACAACGG GTTCAGGCTGTCTTCCAACGCAACCAGATATTTTAAAGTCGACGCCAGACCACCAAAGACCTTAA
- the LOC117156119 gene encoding uncharacterized protein CG43867 isoform X8: MMEERLVKGEYCLSTSGVGSPPHSLPSTSGTQNDKIEDVHCACISKLETQVEEQRQLRLQDARQVEAKAARIKEWVTNKLRELEQQNQHLREQNNKCNQQLELLRNHITNIGLKPPAPTRASLSLEVDPTLRRRSESLEGTPQAIPESVQSAVAEPQAGTKHRRHLSACGTIQRGITTTNMDSSLLSEELAAAVENLVMLPNIPGVSETSRDSGSSEAIHDYAEIYTPSREGMNWAQSAQGPRPPTPPLHRFPSWEAKIYQVADGGLGIGPPTNEESAPSTMTNTTSSSKHSQATGHNLTAHNSQGYCDISVPVYATVKGRASQIRSMPFGDSSDDSSDGEEHANQTETNTRITNSSSDNTDSSLGSGSSPSKSVKTTSSLSPAKRSSSGSPSKSVKRDTSLESGLSEDYAIPPDALSSTSFESSMPSLLMRVSGESPKRQESLEKTGHLAKLGGKLKTWRKRWFVLKNGVLTYWKSQNDVNRKPQGQIVLDEVCRINRAEGAATFEIATGKKTYYLTADCIATMEDWIRVLQNVQRRNATKLLLSKEDNKPTIQGWLTKVKNGHAKKCWCVLIGKMFLYFKCPNDTNPIGQINMRDARVEEVEHVSDSDSEERDAEGPHERTIGIFPTHQGPTYLLMPHKQDKDNWLYHLTVVSGGGPSAGTQYEQLVQRLMETDGDPSCVLWRHPLLLHTKENITSPLTSLTSEALQTEAIKLFKACQLFMSVAVEQAGIDYHVVLAQNALQQCIDQPELQSEFICALVKQTSRHTQHRLGVQVKKAARLVSLGTARVQLLLCATQSLFTCDTQSPAANGSGENADAQSTASTSHSPPLMQGHSTSTILDCKTNPAQYVLIQGWQLLALAVSLFLPRNNRLLWYLKLHLQRNADTKTECGKYAAYCERALERTLQNGGREVKPSRMEVLSILMKNPYHHSLPHAIPVHFLNGTYQVVSFDGSTTIEEFLNTLNQEIGCRDVHQSGFTLFSDDPIEKDLEHFIDLQAKLCDIISKWETALREKGSGKFENTRVIQLTYKSRCYWRQAAKMETDRERLLLCYQINQQVVQGKFPVNRELAFELASLMAQIDFGEYNNDKARGSGPGCNPHHLVLQALDKFYPIRYRTNITAEQLRELQEKLQEKWIALKGRSVLDCVRIYLTCTRKWPFFGATLYQAKLKQAEPITVWIAVSEDSVTLLELQTMAVMCRYNYANIVTFGGCLDDFMLVACPDEGAAEQKLLFALSKPKILEITLLIADYMNALGHTLPGTPQMNTLTRNGSHRSIKSTLRPTTGSGCLPTQPDILKSTPDHQRP, encoded by the exons ATGATGGAGGAGCGGCTAGTGAAGGGTGAATACTGCTTGAGCACATCCGGTGTTGGTTCTCCACCGCATTCGCTGCCGTCGACTTCCGGTACGCAGAATGACAAGATCGAGGATGTACATTGTGCCTGCATCTCGAAGCTAGAAACACAGGTCGAGGAACAG AGGCAGTTACGGCTTCAAGACGCGAGGCAGGTCGAGGCGAAAGCCGCGAGAATAAAGGAATGGGTGACCAATAAGTTGAGGGAACTGGAGCAGCAAAACCAACACCTAAGGGAACAGAACAACAAGTGCAATCAGCAGTTGGAGCTATTGAGAAATCACATAACCAATATCGGCCTGAAACCACCT GCACCTACAAGGGCATCCTTATCTCTGGAAGTTGACCCCACGTTACGCAGACGATCGGAAAGCTTGGAGGGAACACCGCAGGCGATACCGGAAAGCGTGCAAAGCGCCGTAGCGGAACCACAAGCTGGTACAAAGCACCGAAGACACCTGTCCGCCTGTGGAACTATACAACGAGGGATCACGACCACCAACATGGATTCAAG CTTGCTATCGGAGGAGCTCGCTGCTGCGGTGGAAAACTTGGTGATGTTACCGAATATACCTGGAGTCTCGGAGACGAGCAGAGACAGTGGCAGCTCGGAGGCTATTCACGATTACGCGGAGATCTATACGCCGAGCAGGGAAGGAATGAATTGGGCTCAAAGCGCGCAAGGTCCTCGACCACCCACTCCACCCTTGCACCGATTTCCTAGTTGGGAAGCCAAGATATACCAG GTAGCGGATGGCGGGCTTGGCATCGGTCCACCGACGAACGAGGAATCCGCGCCTTCCACAATGACAAATACAACTAGCTCGTCGAAACATTCCCAAGCAACAGGACACAACTTGACTGCGCACAACTCCCAAGGCTATTGCGATATTTCAGTTCCAGTCTATGCAACGGTCAAGG GGCGAGCCAGTCAAATTAGGTCGATGCCCTTTGGCGACAGTTCCGACGACAGCTCGGACGGCGAAGAGCATGCCAATCAAACGGAAACCAACACGAGAATCACCAATAGCTCTTCAGACAACACGGACTCTTCGCTTGGCAGTGGAAGTAGTCCTTCGAAAAGCGTTAAAACCACCAGCAGCCTTAGTCCTGCCAAGAGAAGCTCCAGCGGTTCCCCTAGCAAAAGCGTGAAACGTG ACACCTCTCTGGAATCTGGTCTGTCGGAAGATTACGCGATACCTCCCGATGCTCTAAGCTCCACATCCTTCGAATCTAGTATGCCGAGTTTGCTAATGCGAGTCTCCGGCGAGAGCCCAAAACGACAAGAATCTTTAGAGAAGACCGGCCACCTTGCGAAACTCGGTGGTAAATTAAAAACCTGGAGAAAGAGATGGTTCGTGTTGAAGAACGGTGTGCTGACCTATTGGAAAAGTCAGAACGATGTCAATAGAAAACCTCAAGGCCAAATTGTATTGGATGAAGTGTGCAG GATAAACAGGGCGGAAGGTGCTGCGACGTTTGAGATAGCAACAGGGAAGAAAACGTATTATTTAACGGCAGACTGTATCGCAACGATGGAAGACTGGATAAGGGTTTTACAAAACGTACAAAGGCGGAACGCGACGAAACTTTTGCTCAGTAAGGAAGATAATAAGCCTACGATACAGGGATGGCTGACGAAAGTGAAAAACGGGCACGCTAAGAAGTGCTGGTGCGTCCTCATCGGAAAAATGTTCCTCTACTTTAAGTGCCCTAACGATACG AATCCTATTGGACAAATAAATATGAGAGACGCTAGAGTAGAAGAAGTCGAGCACGTGTCCGACAGCGACAGCGAAGAAAGAGACGCCGAGGGTCCTCACGAAAGAACAATCGGTATTTTTCCTACTCATCAAGGCCCTACATACTTGCTGATGCCTCATAAACAAGATAAAGACAATTGGCTGTACCATCTGACGGTGGTATCTGGAGGCGGACCTAGTGCTGGAACTCAGTACGAGCAGCTAGTACAAAGATTAATGGAAACCGACGGAGATCCTAGTTGTGTTCTCTGGAGACACCCGCTGTTGCTCCACACGAAAGAGAACATCACTAGCCCACTGACCAGCTTGACATCCGAAGCCTTGCAGACCGAGGCTATCAAGCTTTTCAAG GCTTGTCAGTTGTTCATGTCGGTGGCAGTGGAGCAAGCAGGCATAGACTACCATGTGGTATTAGCGCAAAACGCATTGCAACAATGCATAGATCAACCTGAATTACAATCTGAATTCATATGTGCATTGGTAAAGCAGACAAGTCGTCATACTCAACATCGTTTGGGCGTACAGGTAAAAAAGGCCGCCAGACTTGTGTCGCTGGGTACTGCGCGCGTT CAGCTCCTTCTCTGCGCCACGCAATCGCTGTTCACCTGCGATACGCAAAGTCCCGCGGCAAATGGCAGCGGTGAAAATGCGGACGCACAGTCGACGGCCTCCACTTCTCACAGTCCTCCGCTCATGCAGGGCCACTCGACGTCAACGATCTTGGACTGCAAAACTAATCCCGCCCAGTACGTTCTTATCCAGGGATGGCAGCTGCTCGCGCTCGCTGTTTCTCTATTCCTACCAAGAAACAATCGGCTACTCTGGTACCTGAAGTTACACTTGCAAAGAAACGCTGATACTAA AACGGAGTGCGGCAAATACGCAGCCTATTGCGAAAGAGCGTTGGAAAGGACATTACAAAACGGCGGAAGGGAGGTGAAGCCCTCGAGGATGGAGGTCCTATCGATATTAATGAAAAATCCCTACCATCATTCCCTGCCACATGCGATACCGGTTCACTTCTTGAATGGGACGTATCAGGTTGTAAGCTTCGATGGCAGCACAACGATAGAAGAATTTCTGAATACTCTAAACCAGGAAATCGGTTGCCGAGATGTTCATCAATCGGGTTTCACGTTATTCAGTGACGATCCCATCGAGAAGGATCTTGAACATTTCATCGATCTTCAGGCAAAA CTTTGTGATATAATCTCCAAATGGGAAACCGCATTAAGAGAGAAGGGCTCGGGAAAATTCGAGAATACCAGGGTGATACAATTAACGTACAAATCGCGATGCTATTGGAGACAGGCAGCTAAGATGGAAACCGACAGAGAAAGGCTTCTTCTGTGTTACCAAATAAATCAGCAAGTCGTACAAGGCAAATTTCCGGTCAATCGAGAACTTGCATTTGAACTTGCGTCGTTAATGGCACAG ATCGATTTTGGTGAATATAACAACGATAAAGCTCGAGGCAGCGGCCCAGGATGCAATCCCCATCATTTGGTGCTTCAAGCTTTAGACAAATTTTATCCCATACGATATCGGACAAACATCACTGCCGAGCAATTAAG AGAACTGCAAGAAAAACTTCAAGAAAAGTGGATCGCGTTAAAAGGTCGTAGCGTATTAGACTGTGTTCGCATATATCTAACTTGTACCAGGAAGTGGCCTTTCTTTGGAGCTACACTCTATCAAGCAAAG TTGAAGCAAGCTGAGCCGATAACCGTATGGATAGCCGTTTCCGAAGATAGTGTTACTCTCCTAGAATTACAAACGATGGCAGTGATGTGTCGTTATAATTATGCGAACATAGTTACATTTGGAGGATGTTTGGATGATTTTATGCTGGTCGCTTGCCCTGACGAAGGAGCAGCTGAACAAAAACTTTTATTTGCTCTATCAAAACCTAAG ATTCTGGAGATAACATTGTTGATTGCCGATTACATGAACGCCTTGGGACATACTTTACCTGGCACGCCACAGATGAACACGTTAACTCGTAATGGGTCTCACAGATCCATCAAATCGACCCTAAGACCTACAACGG GTTCAGGCTGTCTTCCAACGCAACCAGATATTTTAAAGTCGACGCCAGACCACCAAAGACCTTAA